CCTTCGTCGCAGAGCATCACTCTCTTTACTCACCATCGTGGTTTATGCATCACCGTTTTCGATCCCGGCGGTGTAGTCGTCAAGCCTCTTTCCATTGCGAAGGTTCTCGATGATTACGGAGAAATTCTTCTCCGTGAACCTCAATCTCACGATGAAGGCGAAACTGGTCGTGCAATTTTCATATTCGATCCTGGAGGAAAAACTGACTGCTGCAATTTCTGGTATTCTCCCCCTTTGATACTTTTGGTGTTCTGAAATTTGCTAAATTCAATTCCTTGGACAGCTTAATTGTTCGCTACTATCATTCTGGTTAGTAACATTATGTTGTCATGATACATTCCTGATAAGTAGGTTATTTTGGCCATATTGAAAGGATTTTTAGAGATTGAATCTTGCATTAAGCTGTGAATTATAGATATAATTAGTGGTTGAGCTATGACAGCACTTGATTGCCTCTGTTGTTACAATTGTGGTAGATATTTGGGATTGTCATTGAATTTGGATTATCACTGTTACTTCTCCCTTGGATCAGTTTGACTTTGCAACTTTTATATCACTGGATGCATGACATGATTTGGATAGACTAAGGACTTTGATGAAATTTCTTACTGTCATGTTTTGGAACTCATGGATTTGGAACTCATGGATTGAGGTCTTGTGTAACAAACTGCTTTTCTGATTTCATGTGAGGCTGCTCATCTATGTTTAGACTTTGTATTCCAAACTCATACTAAGAATTCTCTTACTATGAGTTTGTGGGAGGGTATTAGGATATCTGCAACATTTTTCAAGTTTGTACATCAAATCCTCTTGTGTATATGTTGATGTACTTGAGCTATGGTAAAGCTTGTTTGAGTCCCTGCTACTGGGTGTCCATGTTATTGTAATTTTGGCTGCTCAATTTGTTAAAGCTTTTTGGAAGTTAACATGTGATGTTTGTGAAAGTTTTGTTGTTGAAGGATTAATTTTTGGCAGCACCAGTAAAAGTGGATATAggtaaagaaaaaattgagaacTTGACTTCACAAGctcattttttatgaagttTGTTATTGGTAGCAAGTGCATTCAATCTTGGCATCAATGATAGTGGACTCAGGCTTGCAATTTGGCAACTGATTTGATTGTGTTAGAGCAAGGTCTTATGGTAGTTCTTGGTATGTTCCTGTCATACTTTGTGAAGGTTTGATTTTTGAGGCTATTGGTGCAAATTCAAACAAAGCACCTTCATTGGAGATCAGCTTGATGAGGAAGCACTTGATGATTATCAGAACATAATGTTGTGAAGATGAAGCTTGTTTGCTGCCATACAGTTtgacctctttttttttttgtaacacaaAAGTTTGAGAACAAttgtaattcaaactcaaaattgGTGAATTTcccaatgttgagtttgagggaggctgttaagaatatagatagttagttaatcaactagagttagttgatagaTTACCAAGTTGGTTAGgaggttagaaagttagttagggagtaagttactccaaatagtcctataaataagctactccattctacattttactcattcttttatcaatctatattcattcaatatgaatttctatgagtatcttcctcatgaatactcttatgcactctatcttgccgacatctatgatctttatcccttcgattccaTGATTCATAACAATCGTTTAGAGCAATTTTAAAACTGCATTAATCTGATCCGTGTCTAATTCATCATTAACGGCTGAGATCTAAAACTGTGTGACTTTCTACTGCTGTAAATCGCAATACTTATATTTTCGTAGTGAAAATTGACTTAATTTGACTAATATAATTTGTTATAACATGTAGTTGTTTGGACACATTGCATCAACTGCAATTCTCCGGCCACTAGGACCATTTGAAATATCCAATTAATATTCTATATAAGTAATGattgttattttaaatatataaatgtacaaTACTTCAATTAAATAAGTGTTCAAATACATTTGATGATGTGTCATTTTTTTATGAGGTTGCATGTAATACAATGAGGTGGCAATACACTTCATTAgttaacataataataataataataataataataataataataataataaataaaaaataaaaataaaaaaacaaacaaaccaaaagtataacaaattaaaaaagaaaaacagaagaacaagaaaataaatacgATAACAATTCATAAGAacccttttgtcaaaaaaaaaaaaacgagtaATAAATAAGATGTGTATAGCTTCCAGCTCGGCTAAGCAAAGCAGCTCAGCCGTTGAAGCGACTTCTAAGCCAAAGAGAGAGTCTATGGCGCTACCCCTACTGTCACGGAGAGGTACAGAAAATGTTACTTTTATTtaaacaaaactgaaaattataatttaattttttttttaagtagtcataatttaaatattttgaggtggataaataaactattttgtattttttaatatttgttttgtttttttaattcacatCATCAAATGACATATATGAATTCATCACACATAGATCGTGCCACCTCATTAGAAAAAGTACACACCATCCAATTTGAGTCCAAAACTTTGAGTCTTCTGGCTGACAACTCGAAGTTGTTTTTATCTTTCTTCAAGGTAGGAGTTGTTAGTTCTCTCATCCTTTTAATAATTCATAATTCATTCTTCTTGTGGCAGAGCATCAATATGGCAATTGTTGCAGAAAATGTGGCATTAGAGGTATAGTATGaattattttccttttcatCCTTAACCTCTTTTTTTCCCCATAAAATAACTACAAGCATTTTGCTACAAGCATCAAGCAGGGGAGATTCAGAGCAAAGGTGATCTGTTTTATTCTTGGAGTCGGATCTTTAATCCCATTGAACAATATGTGGACAATGGGGGACTACTACTACCAAGTATTTCCGGTAAGAATATCTTGCttaaaacccacttgggttggtgcattggtattggcttgggacctgggagtgtgctcagGCTtaggacctgggagtgtgctcctcttgaggtctgaggttcgattctctctggcgccaatttgagtggactaatttagcttcttcaagaaaaaaaaatatcttgcTTAATTTAgccaacacttttttttttagttttctttccttctatttttgtatatatgaaATTATATATCATGTGATTATGAGGCTATTGGTATAACAAaagtttcttcttttttgaaGACATATCATCCTATGAGAACATTCACAATAGTTTATCAGCCATTTGCGCTTATAACGACACTGATATTGGCTCACTATGAGTCAAGGATCAATACTAGGCTGCGGAACTTGTATGGATATTCACTTTTCTTTGCTTTGTCTTTGCTCGTTCTTGTTGTAAGTACATCTTGATTTCCATTGTATCACCATAGAACCAAACACactagtattttattttttgctattCATTTTGCTTTGCGTATGATATAATAATTACTTCGGAGTATTTGGTGTGGCAGTTGGATCTAGCAACATCTGGGAAAGGAGGAATTGGAACTTTTGTCAGTTTATGCTTACTTTTTGCGTGTTTTGGAATTACGCACGCTATTGTTCAAGGTGGCGTCTGTGGAGAGCTATCTTTTATGTGTCCTCGGTTCATTCAGGTCggtcatttttcttgtttttattttgaaaattatgtatagATTAAGCAAACCCTCAACAAGATATGCCTTTATGTAACTTTACTTATAAAAACCTTTAAAGCATTGCTTTTCACCATTGAAGAGGGAATGCTAATAGTCTTCTTTATTATACAGGCCTTTATTAGTGGAATAAATGCCTCTGGAGTTGTAGCTTGTGGTCTAAGACTTTTCACCAAATACTATTTTGAGAAGTTACACAACGGCCTTCGCAAAGGGGCTTGTATgttattctttttcattttttttcttcttatatttcattttgaagGAGTAtatcttattaatattattcatTCCAATGGTTAAATAGTGACTACCTCACTTTACTTTGCAGTGCTAAGTCTAGCCATATCCACAATCTTTGAGCTTTTGAGCATCATTAtgtatgaaatttattttccaACGCTGTCCATAGTAAAATACTACCGTTCAAAGGCAGCCTTAGAAGGAGCAAACACAGTTTTAGATGATCTTACTGCAGCCGGCATACAAAATGTTAAGACAAACCATGaagtaatttattttaactttaacTTATGTCAAATTTATTATACTACCTTaaaaatagtacatttttgtcaaataggatcttataattagggacggaggtagtatatGTTAACGGATATTTGACTTTAATCATAACTACCTTAAAAGTCGATCACACATAAAATGATTAGTGTTTAGTCGACaacttaaattattttacaccgacaatacttcaaaattaaattcatatgtTAAGCTAAATATGTATTTTTGAATATGCTAAAAGATTTTGAACTTTTTGAATATAGGTTGGAGTTGGTgctactcaacaagaatggtTAAGCCACAAGAAACTATTTTGTCAGaacattgaatatttttttggtttattcaTGATATATGTATTAACCCTGTCCATTATGCCCGGATTCTTGTATGAAGATACTGGAGTGCACAACCTAGGAACCTGGTAAGTATTTTTTCGATTCCCGATCTTTTGATGCATCCGAGTTCCAAAATGCATTTTGACAAGAAGCATTTGATGAATATGTTTAGGTATCCACTTGTTTTGATGACCATGTATAACATTATGGATCTGGTATCATCCTACATTCCACTCATTGAAGTCTTGAAGCTGGAATCTAGAAAGGGTTTACTAGTTGTTATTTTTTCTAGATTCTTATTGATCCCGGCATTTTTCTTCACGGCAAAATATGGTGCCCAAGGTTGGATGATCCTAGTAGTATCCTATTTAGGACTAACCAATGGTTATCTTACTGTTTGTGTATACACAGTGGTACCTCGAGGATATACGGTTAGTGTCTTTTTAACAGTTATATTCAATATTGACTATTGAGGTTCATGATTCATCATAATGTACA
This portion of the Trifolium pratense cultivar HEN17-A07 linkage group LG3, ARS_RC_1.1, whole genome shotgun sequence genome encodes:
- the LOC123917615 gene encoding equilibrative nucleotide transporter 3-like, which produces MAIVAENVALEGRFRAKVICFILGVGSLIPLNNMWTMGDYYYQVFPTYHPMRTFTIVYQPFALITTLILAHYESRINTRLRNLYGYSLFFALSLLVLVLDLATSGKGGIGTFVSLCLLFACFGITHAIVQGGVCGELSFMCPRFIQAFISGINASGVVACGLRLFTKYYFEKLHNGLRKGALLSLAISTIFELLSIIMYEIYFPTLSIVKYYRSKAALEGANTVLDDLTAAGIQNVKTNHEVGVGATQQEWLSHKKLFCQNIEYFFGLFMIYVLTLSIMPGFLYEDTGVHNLGTWYPLVLMTMYNIMDLVSSYIPLIEVLKLESRKGLLVVIFSRFLLIPAFFFTAKYGAQGWMILVVSYLGLTNGYLTVCVYTVVPRGYTGPEQNALGNLLALCLLSGIFVGVAIGWLWQIGKSYQG